ACCTTATTTCTTACCATGGGGTCCCTTGACAGAAGCTGTCCGCCGCGTTTAGTTTCATTGCAGTAGTTGACCAGCTCTTCCACGCCCCTGACCAATCCGTAAACCATATCGAGGTTGGACCTTTCGAAGCCAGCCAGCACGTTGACCACGGCCCAGCCTTCGTTCTCCTGTCCGACGATATACTTGGTGGGGATGTGCACGTCATCTAGGTAAACTTCATTATATACGTGGGAGCCGCTCATGTAGGGTATGCCCTTTACTGTGATGCCGGGGCTTTTCATATCGCACAGCATAAAGGTGAGGTTGTGGTGCTTCTTGGCGTTGGGGTCCGATTTGTAGACGCCGAATGCCCAGTCGGCAAAATGAGCGCCGGTGTTCCAGGTCTTCTGGCCATTGACGATAAATTCGTCGCCCTTGCGCACTGCTGACGACTGCAGTCCCGCCAGGTCCGATCCTGAGTTGGGTTCGCTCCAGAGTTCGCAGAACATGAGTTCGGCGTTGGCAATTTTGGGCAGGAACTCCTTCTTTATCTCTTCGCTGCCTGCAGCAAGCAGGGTCGGGGCAAGCATAGACACGCCGAAGATATCGGAGCCGGCAAGGTCGTAATAGCCGCGCGCCTCGGCGAAGAGAACCTTGTCCATCATTTCACCGGTTCCGCCGTATTCCTTGGGCCAACCGAGAGCAAGCCAGCCTCTT
This genomic window from Dehalococcoidia bacterium contains:
- a CDS encoding acyl-CoA dehydrogenase family protein, producing the protein MDFRLTDKQIEHRKECYKVCAELDKKKPKSWVGFESQFDTEEGWNFHRYCAKEFAKRGWLALGWPKEYGGTGEMMDKVLFAEARGYYDLAGSDIFGVSMLAPTLLAAGSEEIKKEFLPKIANAELMFCELWSEPNSGSDLAGLQSSAVRKGDEFIVNGQKTWNTGAHFADWAFGVYKSDPNAKKHHNLTFMLCDMKSPGITVKGIPYMSGSHVYNEVYLDDVHIPTKYIVGQENEGWAVVNVLAGFERSNLDMVYGLVRGVEELVNYCNETKRGGQLLSRDPMVRNKVADMACQLEAVRTLAYRVADQQNRNEMGLMDAAAVKVFASELMEKYAHVACDILGPYGQAEHSKFAKMNGGPAYTYQGCFVPIVSMGTNEIQRNIIAWYGLGLPRMK